In Manis pentadactyla isolate mManPen7 chromosome 11, mManPen7.hap1, whole genome shotgun sequence, one DNA window encodes the following:
- the LOC118926347 gene encoding LOW QUALITY PROTEIN: piwi-like protein 1 (The sequence of the model RefSeq protein was modified relative to this genomic sequence to represent the inferred CDS: inserted 2 bases in 2 codons; deleted 2 bases in 2 codons) gives MTGQAQTRARGRARGQETAQHAGLASQQLACPQPRRQQPPAEGDLSRGRQRGAGGNAAQAAEFQLSAGFQELSLAERGGRPRDFHDLGVNTRQNLDHVKESKTGSSGIIVRLSTNHLRLTSPPQWALYQYHIEYNPLMEARRLRSALLFQHEDIIGRRHAFDGTILFLPKRLQQKVTEVFSRTRNGEHVRITITLTNELPPTSPTCLQFYNIIFRRLLKIMNLQQIGRNYYNPSDPIDIPNHRLVIWPGFTTSILQYENITMLCTDVSHKVLRSETVLDFMFSLYHQTEEHKFQERVSKELIGLIVLTKYNNKTYRVDDIDWDQNPKSTFKKADGSEVSFLEYYQKQYNQEITDLKQPVLVSQPKRRRGPGGTLPGPAMLIPELCYLTGLTDKMHNDFDVMKDLAVHTRLSPEQRQQEVGRLXDYIHKDDNVQRELRDWGLSFDSNLLSFSGRILQAEKIHQGGKTFDYNPQFADWSKETRSAPLIGVKPLDNWLLIYTRRNYEAANSLIQNLFKVTPAMGIQMKKAIMIEVDDRTEAYLRVLQQKVTSDTQIVVCLLSGNRKDKYDAINKYLCTDCPTPSQCVVARTLGKQQTVMAIATKIALQMNCKMGGELWRVDMPLKLVMIVGIDCYHDTTAGWRSITGFVASINEGMTRWFFRCVFQDKGQELVDGLKVCLQAXMPSRIIVYRDGVGDGQLKTLVNYEVPQFLDCLKSIGRGYNYSSPPSKPRLAVIVVTKCMNARFFTQSGGRIQNPLSGTVIDVEVTRPEWYDFFIMSQAVRSDSVSPTHYNVIYDSSGLKPDHIQRLTYKLCHIYYNWPGVIRVPAPCQYAHKLAFLVGQSIHREPNLSLSNRLYYL, from the exons ATGACGGGACAAGCCCAAACGAGAGCCCGCGGACGCGCCCGCGGCCAGGAGACGGCACAGCACGCGGGCCTGGCGAGCCAGCAGCTCGCGTGCCCGCAGCCCAGACGTCAGCAGCCGCCCGCGGAGGGAGACTTGAGCCGAGGCCGCCAGAGAGGAGCGGGGGGAAACGCAGCCCAGGCAGCAGAATTCCAGTTGTCTGCTGGGTTTCAGGAGTTATCATTAGCAGAGAGAGGTGGCCGTCCTAGAGACTTTCATGATCTTGGTGTAAATACAAGACAGAACCTAGACCATGTTAAAGAATCAAAAACAGGCTCTTCAGGTATTATAGTAAGGCTAAGCACTAACCATTTACGATTGACATCCCCTCCCCAATGGGCCTTATATCAGTATCACATTGAATATAACCCATTGATGGAGGCCAGAAGACTCCGTTCAGCTCTGCTTTTCCAACATGAAGATATAATTGGAAGGCGTCATGCTTTTGACGGAACAATATTATTTTTACCTAAACGACTACAGCAAAAGGTTACGGAAGTTTTTAGTCGGACCCGAAATGGAGAGCATGTCAGGATAACAATAACCTTAACAAATGAACTCCCTCCTACATCACCAACATGTTTGCAATTCTATAATATTATTTTCAGGAGGCTTTTGAAGATCATGAATTTGCAGCAAATTGGACGGAATTATTATAACCCAAGTGACCCAATCGATATTCCAAATCATAGATTGGTGATCTGGCCTGGCTTTACTACTTCTATTCTTCAGTATGAAAATATCACCATGCTTTGCACTGATGTCAGTCATAAAGTCCTTCGAAGTGAAACCGTTTTAGATTTCATGTTCAGCTTATACCATCAAACTGAAGAACATAAATTTCAAGAACGAGTTTCTAAAGAACTGATAGGTTTAATTGTTCTTACCAAGTATAACAATAAGACATACAGAGTGGATGATATTGACTGGGACCAGAACCCAAAGAGTACCTTTAAGAAAGCAGACGGCTCTGAAGTCAGCTTCTTGGAGTACTACCAGAAGCAATATAACCAAGAAATCACCGACTTGAAACAACCTGTTTTGGTCAGTCAACCTAAGAGAAGGAGAGGCCCTGGGGGCACTTTACCAGGCCCTGCAATGCTCATCCCCGAGCTCTGCTATCTTACAGGCCTCACTGATAAAATGCATAATGATTTTGATGTCATGAAAGACTTGGCTGTTCATACAAGACTAAGTCCAGAGCAGAGACAGCAGGAAGTTGGGAGGC TTGATTACATTCATAAAGATGATAATGTTCAGAGAGAACTTCGAGACTGGGGCTTGAGCTTTGACTCCAATTTACTGTCGTTCTCAGGAAGAATTTTGCAAGCAGAAAAGATTCACCAAGGTGGAAAAACATTTGATTACAATCCACAGTTTGCAGATTGGTCAAAAGAAACAAGAAGTGCACCATTAATTGGTGTTAAGCCGCTAGATAACTGGCTGTTGATCTATACTCGAAGAAATTATGAAGCAGCCAATTCATTGATACAAAATCTATTTAAAGTTACACCAGCCATGGGCatacaaatgaaaaaagcaaTAATGATTGAAGTGGATGATAGAACGGAAGCCTATTTAAGAGTCTTACAGCAGAAAGTTACATCAGATACTCAGATAGTTGTCTGTCTGTTGTCTGGTAATCGGAAAGACAAATATGATGCTATTAACAAGTACTTGTGTACAGATTGCCCTACTCCAAGTCAGTGTGTGGTGGCCCGAACCTTAGGCAAACAACAGACTGTCATGGCCATTGCTACAAAGATTGCCCTGCAGATGAATTGCAAAATGGGAGGAGAACTTTGGAGGGTTGATATGCCTCTAAAGCTAGTGATGATAGTTGGCATTGATTGTTACCATGACACCACAGCTGGATGGAGGTCAATTACAGGATTTGTTGCAAGTATCAATGAAGGCATGACCCGCTGGTTCTTTCGCTGTGTGTTTCAAGACAAAGGACAAGAGCTAGTAGATGGGCTCAAAGTCTGCTTGCAAG GCATGCCTAGTCGGATTATTGTGTACCGGGATGGTGTAGGAGATGGTCAGCTTAAAACATTGGTTAACTATGAAGTGCCTCAATTTTTGGATTGCCTAAAATCTATTGGTAGAGGTTACAATTATTCATCACCACCTTCAAAG CCGAGGCTGGCGGTAATTGTGGTGACGAAATGCATGAATGCCAGGTTCTTCACTCAGTCTGGAGGGAGAATTCAGAATCCACTTTCTGGGACAGTTATTGATGTGGAGGTCACCAGACCAGAGTGGtatgat ttttttatcatgagcCAGGCAGTGAGAAGTGATAGTGTGTCTCCCACACACTATAATGTCATCTATGACAGCAGTGGCTTGAAACCAGACCACATACAGAGGTTAACTTACAAGCTCTGTCATATCTATTATAACTGGCCAGGTGTTATTCGTGTACCTGCTCCTTGCCAGTATGCCCACAAACTTGCTTTCCTCGTCGGCCAGAGCATTCATAGGGAGCCAAACCTGTCCCTGTCCAATCGCCTTTACTACCTCTGA